The following are encoded in a window of Flavobacteriales bacterium genomic DNA:
- a CDS encoding FtsW/RodA/SpoVE family cell cycle protein, producing the protein MTALLNRLPGDRVIWMTAIFLGLISLLAVYSSISSLAFTREGGSTTHFLVKHGLMLLSGGVIMFYAGRLRFGIWSRLSKLLIGLTAVLLLLTLVLGSNINDASRWITIPIINQSFQTSDLAKVVLITYLARVLGKHHGEPWTLRDVVLRLMLPIGVICGLILPANFSTAAVLFLTCLILMFVGQVPLKWIGVTVGAALAAMLTLVAVNEALGAIDPKLEFLPRVSTWEKRLRVHGDDGNVANYQVEHAKIAIASGGLLPNGPGSGASRNWLPHPYSDMIYAFIVEEYGSLFGGLGLILLYLILLFRAVRIAGRCPKPFGALAAVGLSLMLVLQAMVNMAVAVNLVPVTGQPLPLVSMGGTSIWFTCLAIGIVLSVSRAIETDPNTEDKHVRRARTAAA; encoded by the coding sequence GTGACAGCCCTCCTCAACCGCCTGCCCGGCGACCGCGTCATCTGGATGACGGCCATCTTCCTGGGCCTCATCAGTCTGCTGGCGGTGTACAGCTCCATCAGCTCGCTGGCATTCACGCGCGAGGGCGGAAGCACCACGCATTTCCTGGTGAAGCATGGGTTGATGCTGCTGAGCGGCGGTGTGATCATGTTCTACGCTGGCCGACTGCGATTCGGGATCTGGTCGCGCTTGTCCAAACTGCTCATCGGGCTCACGGCGGTGCTGCTGTTGCTCACCCTGGTACTGGGGTCGAACATCAACGATGCCAGCCGCTGGATCACCATACCCATCATCAACCAGAGTTTCCAGACGAGCGACCTGGCCAAGGTGGTGCTCATCACCTACCTGGCGCGCGTGCTGGGCAAGCACCATGGTGAACCCTGGACGCTGCGCGATGTGGTGCTGCGTCTGATGCTGCCCATCGGGGTGATCTGCGGGTTGATCCTCCCGGCCAACTTCTCCACCGCCGCCGTGCTCTTCCTCACCTGCCTCATCCTCATGTTCGTGGGCCAGGTGCCCTTGAAGTGGATCGGCGTCACGGTGGGTGCCGCGCTCGCCGCGATGCTGACGCTGGTGGCGGTGAACGAGGCGCTCGGCGCGATCGACCCCAAGCTGGAATTCCTGCCGCGCGTGAGCACCTGGGAGAAGCGCCTGCGCGTGCATGGCGACGACGGCAACGTGGCGAACTACCAGGTGGAGCACGCCAAGATCGCCATCGCCAGCGGCGGGCTGTTGCCCAACGGACCGGGCAGCGGCGCATCACGGAACTGGCTGCCGCACCCCTACTCCGACATGATCTACGCCTTCATCGTGGAGGAGTACGGCAGCCTCTTCGGCGGGCTCGGCCTCATTCTGCTCTATCTCATCCTGCTTTTCCGCGCGGTGCGCATCGCGGGCCGCTGCCCCAAGCCCTTTGGCGCGCTCGCCGCCGTGGGTCTCTCGCTCATGCTCGTGCTGCAGGCCATGGTGAACATGGCCGTGGCGGTGAACCTGGTGCCCGTTACCGGCCAGCCGCTGCCCCTGGTGAGCATGGGCGGCACGTCCATCTGGTTCACCTGCCTTGCCATCGGCATCGTGCTCAGTGTGAGCCGTGCCATCGAAACGGATCCGAACACCGAAGACAAACATGTCCGCCGTGCCCGCACAGCAGCCGCTTAG
- the murG gene encoding undecaprenyldiphospho-muramoylpentapeptide beta-N-acetylglucosaminyltransferase, giving the protein MSAVPAQQPLRVMIAGGGTGGHIFPAIAIANAVREREAGTDFLFVGAEGRMEMEKVPAAGYRIESLPIRGYQRGDPLRNLGLPWRLLRSMFKARRLVKRYRPHVAVGVGGYASGPLLAAAQRMGVPTLIQEQNSYPGRTNMLLAKRAQRICVAYAGMEKYFPKEKLLLTGNPVRQDVVRLAGKRPRGLEHFGLTDGKPVLFITGGSLGARGINHGVEAALAAWMTSGVQVIWQTGKPFFEQARKAVDALGYADCKVMAFVDRMDLAYAVADLVVARAGAISVSELCLVHKPAILVPLPTAAEDHQTHNARALTDRGAAVLLRDDEAVEKLGTTVLDLIRNKEALDRLALAIAGMGTHNAAEAIAAEVIRIAKR; this is encoded by the coding sequence ATGTCCGCCGTGCCCGCACAGCAGCCGCTTAGGGTGATGATCGCCGGTGGAGGCACCGGTGGTCACATCTTCCCCGCGATCGCCATCGCCAACGCGGTGCGCGAGCGTGAGGCGGGGACGGACTTCCTTTTCGTGGGAGCCGAAGGCCGCATGGAGATGGAGAAGGTGCCCGCGGCGGGCTACCGCATCGAATCATTGCCGATCCGTGGTTACCAACGCGGCGATCCGTTGCGCAATCTGGGTCTGCCTTGGCGCCTGCTGCGCAGCATGTTCAAGGCGCGCCGGCTGGTGAAGCGCTACCGTCCGCATGTGGCGGTGGGCGTGGGCGGCTACGCGAGCGGACCGCTCCTGGCCGCCGCGCAGCGCATGGGCGTTCCCACCCTGATCCAGGAGCAGAACAGTTATCCGGGCCGCACCAACATGCTCCTCGCCAAGCGTGCGCAACGCATCTGCGTGGCCTATGCGGGCATGGAGAAGTATTTTCCGAAGGAGAAGCTGTTGCTCACCGGCAATCCGGTGCGGCAGGACGTGGTGCGTCTCGCGGGCAAGCGGCCTCGGGGCCTGGAGCATTTTGGCCTCACGGATGGAAAGCCCGTGTTGTTCATCACCGGCGGCAGTCTCGGCGCGCGCGGCATCAACCATGGCGTGGAAGCGGCGCTCGCAGCCTGGATGACGTCGGGTGTGCAGGTGATCTGGCAGACCGGCAAGCCCTTCTTCGAGCAGGCGCGCAAGGCGGTGGACGCACTCGGCTATGCCGACTGCAAGGTGATGGCCTTCGTGGACCGCATGGACCTGGCCTATGCCGTGGCCGATCTGGTGGTGGCACGCGCGGGGGCGATCAGCGTGAGTGAGTTGTGCCTGGTGCACAAGCCCGCCATCCTGGTGCCGCTGCCCACCGCCGCCGAAGACCACCAGACGCACAACGCACGCGCCCTCACCGACCGCGGGGCCGCCGTGTTGCTGCGCGACGATGAGGCCGTGGAGAAGCTCGGCACCACCGTGCTGGACCTGATACGGAACAAGGAAGCACTGGACCGCCTCGCGCTCGCCATCGCGGGCATGGGCACACACAACGCCGCCGAAGCCATCGCCGCCGAGGTGATCAGGATCGCGAAACGATGA
- a CDS encoding UDP-N-acetylmuramate--L-alanine ligase, which produces MKDLRGHMLFFIGVGGIGMSGLARYFRRQGATVAGYDRTPSELTNQLQSEGIHVQFAEDHALIPDEFRDAPAEVMVVRTPAVPGDSPLLRWWEERGARILKRAEVLGMVTHDRRTVAVAGTHGKTTVSTMLAHLLTAGGVKCNAFLGGIAANYGTNVLLHDEATVNVVEADEYDRSFLRLRPTEAIVTAMDPDHLDIYGTAEAMFTAYTEFAALCTGTMLVHERLAERFAGRDGLRTYALGGTGTPRAENLRVEQGAHVFDLVADGHRLEGLSLGMPGRHNVENAIAASAMALHVGVDEARLRDALSSFRGVSRRFEVRLRGSRGVLIDDYAHHPVELEACIASVRELHPGRHVTGIFQPHLFSRTRDLAPDFATALAKLDALILLDIYPAREEPIEGITSAWLLERVSLGDKTVCARVDLLDLLRARDTDVVLTLGAGDIDRLVPSIESLLDQRSRPWT; this is translated from the coding sequence ATGAAGGACCTGCGCGGACATATGCTCTTCTTCATCGGTGTCGGTGGCATCGGCATGAGCGGCCTGGCGCGCTACTTCCGCCGGCAGGGCGCCACGGTGGCGGGCTACGACCGCACGCCCAGCGAGCTCACGAACCAGCTGCAGAGCGAAGGCATCCACGTGCAGTTCGCCGAGGACCACGCGCTCATCCCGGACGAGTTCCGTGACGCCCCTGCCGAGGTGATGGTGGTGCGCACGCCCGCCGTGCCTGGCGACAGTCCGTTGCTGCGCTGGTGGGAGGAACGTGGCGCACGGATCCTGAAACGCGCCGAGGTGCTTGGCATGGTGACGCACGACCGCCGCACGGTGGCCGTGGCCGGCACACATGGCAAGACCACCGTGAGCACCATGCTCGCCCACCTGCTCACCGCCGGTGGCGTGAAGTGCAACGCCTTCCTCGGAGGCATCGCGGCCAACTACGGCACCAATGTGCTGCTGCACGACGAGGCCACGGTGAACGTGGTGGAGGCCGACGAGTACGACCGCAGTTTCCTGCGCCTGCGACCCACCGAAGCCATCGTCACCGCCATGGATCCCGACCACCTGGACATCTATGGCACGGCCGAGGCCATGTTCACCGCCTACACCGAGTTCGCAGCGCTCTGCACAGGCACCATGCTCGTGCATGAACGCCTGGCGGAACGTTTCGCGGGCCGCGATGGTCTGCGCACTTATGCGCTGGGCGGCACCGGTACGCCGCGCGCTGAGAACCTGCGTGTGGAGCAGGGCGCGCACGTCTTCGATCTGGTGGCCGATGGACATCGCCTGGAAGGATTGAGCCTGGGCATGCCCGGCCGCCACAACGTGGAGAACGCCATCGCGGCGAGCGCCATGGCATTGCACGTGGGTGTGGACGAAGCGCGTTTGCGCGATGCGTTGTCCTCCTTCCGTGGCGTCTCGCGCCGCTTCGAGGTGCGGCTTCGTGGATCGCGTGGCGTGCTCATCGATGACTATGCGCACCACCCGGTGGAACTGGAAGCCTGCATAGCCAGCGTGCGCGAGCTGCATCCCGGCCGGCACGTCACGGGCATCTTCCAACCGCACCTGTTCAGCCGCACACGCGACCTGGCGCCCGATTTCGCCACCGCGCTCGCCAAGCTGGACGCCCTGATCCTGCTGGACATCTACCCGGCGCGCGAGGAACCCATCGAAGGCATCACCAGCGCGTGGCTTCTGGAGCGGGTATCCCTGGGTGACAAGACCGTTTGCGCACGAGTCGACCTGCTGGACCTGCTGCGTGCGCGTGACACCGACGTGGTGCTCACCCT